In a single window of the Mauremys reevesii isolate NIE-2019 linkage group 3, ASM1616193v1, whole genome shotgun sequence genome:
- the SF3B6 gene encoding splicing factor 3B subunit 6: MAMQAAKRANIRLPPEVNRILYIRNLPYKITAEEMYDIFGKYGPIRQIRVGNTPETRGTAYVVYEDIFDAKNACDHLSGFNVCNRYLVVLYYNANRAFQKMDTKKKEEQLKLLKEKYGINTDPPK, translated from the exons ATGGCGATGCAAGCGGCCAAGCGAGCCAAC ATTCGGCTGCCTCCTGAAGTCAATCGGATTTTATATATCAGAAACCTACCATACAAAATCACAGCTGAGGAAATGTATGATATTTTTGGAAAATATGGACCTATTCGGCAAATCAGAGT TGGAAACACTCCAGAGACTAGAGGAACAGCATATGTAGTTTATGAAGACATCTTTGATGCCAAGAATGCTTGTGATCATCTGTCAGGATTCAATGTGTGCAACAGATACCTTGTTGTCTTGTACTACAATGCAAACAGG GCATTCCAAAAGATGGacacaaagaagaaagaagagcagcTGAAACTTCTCAAGGAGAAATACGGAATAAACACAGACCCACCAAAATAA